Sequence from the Nocardiopsis sp. YSL2 genome:
GTGTCGCCGGCGGCGACGATCCCGCTGAGAAAGGCCCAGATTCCGGGCCAGTCGTCGGAACGCGCGTCTCTGATCTGCATGGCCGCCATCCTGCCGTGCGCCGGGGGCACCGGCAAACGGTATTCGGGCGGTGTCCGTGGCGTGCGCCCCACCGCGTGCACCACAATGGCCTCACCGCCCTGCACCGACCATGGAGACCGGAGACACCGTGCCCCGTCTGAGCCACACCTTCGAGATCACCCCGGTGGCCCGGGAGGTGGTCGGAGAGACGGTCGCCGCCGCGTACGAGGTCGCGCGCTCCTGCCGGTTCGACGGCCGGGGCTGGCTTCTGACACCGGACGAGGCGACCCGCGACCGGTTGGACGAGCACGCCGAGAGCCTCGGCCTGGTCGACCGCGCGGCCGTTCGGAAGGCGCGCCGGGATCGCCGGGAGGCCGCCGAGCGCCTGCGCGGCACCAGCGGCCTCGACCCGGAGGAGATTGAGGCCCTGCGGGTGCGTTCCGCCGTCCTGGCCCTGCAACTGCAGTCCGGCCGCCACCTCGCGCCCCGCACGCACTACCACGTGGCCGAACTCACCGCCGAGGGGGTGCCCCTGGAGCCCGTGTACGCGGAGCAGGGCTGGAGCGGCACCGGAGTGACCGTCCTCGACTGGGACGAGCACGACACGTCGCGGGTGGAGTACGCCATGCCCGACACCGTCGGTTCCGACGCGCCGCCCGTCACCTCGGGAACGGTGACCCACGACGCCGGAGCCGGTCTGCTCACCGCGACCGCCTCGATCCGGTTGCCGGGCCGCGGCGCCTGGCTGCGCTCGGCCGAGGGCTCCCTGACCGTCGACACCCGCGCCTGGTACGCGGCCCTGGCGGGCGAAACCGGAGCCGGTGCGGCCCCGCCCGCCCGGTTGGAGGCCGCCCACCGGCTGGTCGACATCACCGCGTGGCTGTCGCCCTCCCTCACCCCCGACGGACGGTGGTCGGTCGAGGCGGTCCTGGACGCCCGCGGCCGCGGCCCCTTCCGGCCGTTCATGGCGCTGGTCTTCTGGGCGGTGCGGACCTCGTTCCGCCGCGAGGAGAGAGCCGCGGCCAAGCACCCGGACCGGCGCAGGCCGAGCCGGCAGCTGGCCGACGCGGTCCGGGCGTGGGACCGCGTCGCGGCCAACGCCCCGCGCCTGCCGGACTACCTGCGCGAGGTGGCCGAGGCCCTGTCCACGGCACGCCCGAAGGCCTGAGTCGCCCCCGCGAACCCAGGTCGCCCGGACGGCCCTCAGAGCGGTGCTTCAGCCCTGGTCCGCTCCCCAACCGGTGAGGGAGCGCACCCGCAGCTCGGTGAAGCGGGCGGAGTCGCGCTCCGGCGAGAGCAGGCTCCCGACGATCGCGCACACGAACCCGATCGGCACCGCGACCAGCGCCGGATTCTCCATCGGGAACAGCTGGATGTCGATCCAGGCGGGCAGCACCGACATGCTCTCCCCGGTCACCGGGTGGATCCGGCCCGACACCACCGGGGAGAACAGCATCAGCACCAGCGTGGCCGACAGCCCGCCGTAGACCCCCCACTCCACGCCGCGGGTGTTGAAGCGCCGCCAGAACATGGTGAGCACGATGACGGGCAGGTTGGCCGCCGCGGCGATGGCGAAGGCCAGACCGACGAGGAAGGCGACGTTCTGGTTCTGGGCCTGGACCGCCAGCACGATGGCGACCGCCCCGACCAGACAGGCCGAGAAGCGCGCCACGCCCACCTCCTGCGACTCGCGCGGTCGCCCCCACATGAGGATGTGCCCGAACACGTCGTGCGCGATGGAGGAGGACGAGGCCAGGGTGAGGCTGGCGATGACGGCCAGGATGGTCGCCAGGGCCACCGCCGACACCAGCGCCAGCATGACCGCGCCGCCCACCGGCCCGGCGGCCAGCCGTCCCACCTGCTCGGCGAGCAGGGGCACGGCCGTGTTCCCCGAGGCGTCGGCGGCCAGGATGCGCTCGGACCCGACCAGGGCCGCCGCTCCGAAGCCCAGCGCCAGCGTCATGAGGTAGAAGGCGCCGATCATCACGATCGTGCGGTTGACCGACGTGCGCGCCGCGCGGCCGTCCGGGACCGTGTAGAAGCGGATGAGGATGTGCGGCAGGGCGACCGTTCCCAGCACCAGTGCCAGGCCCAGGCTGATGAGGTCGAGCTTGTTGAAGGCGGTCTGGACGGGGTCGCCGGGCACCTCCACGCCCAGGCGCAGGCCGGGCTCCAGGAACGCCGGGCCGTGCCCGCTGGCGTCGGCCGCCGCGCCGAGCAGCGCGCGCGGGTCGAAGGAGAACAGGGACAGCACCAGGGCGGTCAGCAGCCCGGTGACGGTCAGCAGCAGGATCGCCTTGATGATCTGCAGCCACGTGGCCGCCTTCATCCCGCCGTACATGACGTAGACGATCATCAGGACGCCCACCAGGATGATCGCCCCGGTGCGGGCCTGGTCCGCGCCCAGGCCCAGGAACGAGCCGCCGTCGTGCAGCCCGAGCAGGACCGCGACCAGTGCGCCCGCGCCGACCATCTGCGCGACCAGGTAGAACACGCACACCGTGACGGTGGAGACGGAGCACGCCAGGCGGACGCGCATCCGGCGCATCCGGAAGGCGGGCAGGTCGGCCATGGTGAACCGGCCGGTGTTGCGCATCAGCTGGGCCATCGGCAGGACGAGCAGCCAGGCGACCAGGAACCCGATGGAGTAGAGGAAGCCGTCGTATCCCTGCAGGGCGATCATGCCCGCGATGCCCAGGAACGAGGCGGCCGAGAGGTAGTCGCCGGTCAGCGCCAGCCCGTTCTGTGTGCTGGAGAAGCCGCGACCGCCGGCGAAGTAGTCGACCGCGCCGCGTGTGGTGCGCCGCATGCGGATCGAGATGACCAGGGTCACCAGGACGAAGAGCGCGAACAGCGCCAGCGTCCAGGCGTGCGCGGGGCCGAACTGGCCCTCCAGTGCGCTGACGAGGGATTTCGGGGTCGAGGGGGCCGTGGGGATCATCGCCGGGACACCCGCCCGGTGATGGCGCCGTCGTTGCGGGCCCGGTCGCGGATCTCCGCGGCCAGAGGGTCGATGGCGCGCGCGGAGAAACGGCCGAACGCCCACGCCAGCACGAATGTCAGCAGGAACTGGCCGATTCCCAGGAGCAGGGCGACGTTGACGGAATCGGCGACCTGGTAGCTCATCACATCACGCGCATAGGCGGAGAGCAGAAGGTAGGTGAGGTAACTCAAAAGGAACAATGACACCAGAACGGCGACCTGGAGGGCGAACCTCCTTCGCAGTTTCACGAAGCGCGGATCGACCGAGAGGCGCTCCCAGGCGTAGGCCGCGTCGGCCCGTTCCCGACGCCGGACCGAGTCCGACCAGGTCACCTCACCGGGGGCGGCCTCCCCCGGGCCGCCGCCACGGCTTCTGTAGGTTCCCTCCATATACTCGACCACAGCTCTCCCCCAGATTCGAGTCCCGGATTCCGTCCCCCACGGCCTCCGCCCGGCACCGGGGCGCGCCGAGCGGGCGCGGCTTCCCGGTTTTTACGAGGCGGCCGCACGGTCGGACCGCCGTCAGTGCAGATAGGCCACACCATAACCATCCGCCCCCACCCCTGTTCGGCGAATGTGGGAATTCGTGACGCGTGAAGACGATCCGCCGTTCCCAGGGAAACGGGCAAAGGGAACTCGGGGCGAAATTCCCGACACCGGAACACCGCTCGCGACCGGCGGACGCGGGGGCGCCGACACCCCCTTCGGAGCCCCAGGTCATCCCGGGCACACGGGCCGTGCGTGGGCCCAACGACCCTCCGTCTTCGCTAGGCTTCGGGGCGACCCCGAACCCATGACGGAATCCCGGAGCATACCCGGGATGCCGTGTTCGTACACGTGTATGATCAGGGGTCCGCCTGTTCACGCCATACCGAAGGGAAATCCCCGCCGTGGTCACCGAGGTCTTCACGCGCAAGTACTGCGACCCCCACGCCGTCCGCGAGGAGAAGGTCGAGGCGTCTGAGGTCATCCAGTTCGCCTGGGAGGGCGCCATCCGCGAGGTGGACGCCTGCGAGGAGTGCTTCAAGGAGCACCAGGTGAAGCTGGAGCCCCTCGTCGACTACTCGCGCCCGGTCAAGAAGCGCCGCGCCACCAAGAAGGCGGCGGCCGACAACGGCGGTGCCGCCTCCGGCGACGAGTCCGCCGCCCAGTAGGGCCTGAGGGCGTGTTCCGCGGAACACGCCCGAACGGGTGTCGGCGACAACCCCCGGTGGCCGCCGACACCCGCCTGCCGTGGGCCTCAGCCCTGGCTCATCAGGCGCGCGACCTGCCCGCCCCGCCGCGCCTGCTCACCCAGACCCGTCTGGAGCGCCTCGGCGACCGGCAACCGGGCGTGCACGTAGGTGCCGCCCTGCGTCTGCACGGACGCGCCGAAGCGGCGCATGATCCTCAGCATCCCGGTGTTGGCCAGCGTGGTCTCGGCCCGGACCTCGGCCAGGCCCCAGTCCGCGGCGATCACCGTCAGCGCCCGGGTCAGCGCCGTCCCCACCCCGCTCCCCTGCCAGGCGTCCTCCACCAGGAAGGCGATCTCGCCCACGCCCGGGTCGAGCGTGTACATCAGGTGGCCCAGGGCGACCGGCTCCTCCCGGCCCTGCGGGCGCACCGCCAGCGTCAGCCCCCGTTCGGCGTCGCAGAACACCCGGAGCATGTGCGGGCTCAGCTCGCGCATCCCCGCCATGTAGCGGTTGCGCACGGTCTCGTCGGAGCAGCGGCGGTGCAGGTCGCGCAGGGCGGACGCGTCCACCTCGCGCACCTGGCGCAGGGACAGCCCCTGCCCCTGGGATGTGCGGACGACACGGTCGGTGGGCACCGGACCCGTGGAGGGCATGACCGAGCGCACCAGGGCATCGGCCCGGCTCGTCTCGGTCCACGTGAAGGGGCGCGAGGAACGGGCGACCAGGACCCCGCGCAGGGGGCCGACCGGCACCAGCATCGTGGTGCCCGGCGCCGTCTCGTCCGCGCTCTCGGCCCGCGTGAGGTTGGTCCAGCGGGCGTCGTCGGCCCGCAGCAGCTCCGCCAGCGCGTCCGGCAGGCGGTTGGGGTGCGCGCGCAGCCGCGCGGTGAGCAGCAGCGCCCGGGTGACGTCGTCTCCGACCTCGCGCCTCTGGGCGGGAACGGCGGTCACCGTGCCGGCGGGGCAGCGCTCGGACAGCACCCGGACGGCTTCGGTGTGACTGCCGGGGATGTCGACCACGAACTCGTCGACGACACCCGACACGTCCGTGTGGATGGACAGGCCGACGATGTCGCCGCCACAGCCCGCCAGGGCGTCGACCACGCCCGCCAGACCGCCGGGGCGGTCCTCCACCGCGGTCCTGATCCGCCATAGAGCCACTGCGACCTCCTGGGAGGAAGGTGCCCCCGCCGCCGCGGAACCACGCTGTACCGCGACGACGGGACGCGCACCGACGTGAGTCCAGGATCGGGCCGCCGCGTTTCGGCGACGTCAACCCCCCGTTGAGTTCGCGCGCGGGCTCGGTTACCGGCGGATCAACGCGTGCGGTCAGGGTCGGCCGGCGACCAGCTCCCCGTCCTTCCACACCGCCGCCACCTGCGGGACCCCGGGCCGGTAGGCCAGGTACAGGTGGTTGGGCGCCTCCAGCAGGGTCAGGTCGGCGCGGGCCCCCGGCGCCAGGTGGCCCACGTCGGTGCGGCGCAGCGCCCGCGCACCGCCGGCCGTGGCCGCCCAGACGGCCTCGTCGGGGGTCAGGCCCATGTCGCGCACGGCCACCGCGACACAGAAGGCGAGGCTGGAGGTGAAGCAGGACCCGGGATTGCAGTCGCTGGCCAGGGCGACCACGGCCCCGGCGTCCACCAGGGCCCGGGCGTCGGGATAGGGCTGGCGCGTGGAGAAGTCCACCCCCGGGAGCAGGGTGGCGACCGTGGGCTCGGTGCGCTTGGCGGCCTGGGCCAGAGCGTCGACGTCCTCGGGCGCGAGGTAGGTGCAGTGGTCGACCGAGGCGGCCTCCAACTCCACCGCGAGCCGCACACCGGGGCCGTGCCCCAGCTGGTTGCCGTGCACGCGCGGCAGCAGCCCGCGCGCCGTCCCGGCGGTCAGGACGCGCCGGGAGGCCTCCTCGTCGAAGGCGCCGCGTTCACAGAAGACGTCGATCCACCGGGCGTGGGGCGCGCAGGCCTCCAGCATCGGCCCGGTGACGAGGTCGACGTAGCCCTGCGGGTCGTCGGCGTACTCGGGGGCGACCACGTGTGCGCCAAGGAAGGTGACCTCGTCGGTGACCCGCTCGGCCACCGCGAGGCTGCGCTCCTCGTCGGCGACGGTGAGTCCGTACCCGGACTTGACCTCCAGGGTGGTGGTGCCCTGGGCGGCGGCCTCGCGCACCAGACGGCGGGCGCCGTCGAGCAGTTCGGCGTCGGAGGCCTCCCGCGTGGCGGCCACGGTCGTGCGGATACCGCCGGCGGAGTAGGGGCGTCCGCTCATCCGGGCGGCGAACTCACGGCTGCGGTCGCCGGCGAAGACGATGTGCGAGTGGCTGTCGACGAACCCGGGGAGGACGCACCGCCCCGCGGCGTCGATCCGGGCGTCGGCGGCGGGCGCCCGGTCGGAGGGCCCGGTCCAGGCGATCCGGCCGCTCTCGACCACCAGCGCCGCGTTCTCGATCTCGCCGACCGCGCCCCGGCCCAGCGCCGGGTCGTTGGTGACGAGGGTGCCGATGTCGTCGACGAGGATCGTCGAGGGCAGGTCGCTCATCGCAGTAGCTCCTTGATCGCCGTGTCGAGTTCGCCGGCGGTGTCGGGCACCGCCGTGTGGATGCCGTCGCGGACGGTCCACCGGCCGTCGGCCATGACGTGGCGCACGTCCGCGGCGGTGGCCGCGTAGAGCACGGCGTCCGTGCTGTGCGCCGGATCGGCCCCGGCCAGGCGTACGCCGTCCAGGGCGACGTTGACCAGGTCGGCCCGGGCTCCCGGAGTGAGGGTGCCCGCGTCCGGCCAGCCCAGGCTGGCGTGCCCCTGGACGGTGGCCGCGCGCAGCAGGGTGCCGGTGCCCAGGACGCCGCGCCGGTGGGTGCGCAGCCGCTCGTGCAGTTCCACTCCCCTGGCCTCGGCGAACATGTCCAGCTGGGCGTGCTGGTCGGTGCCCAGGCTCAGCGGGGCCGGCACCAGGTCGCCGGTCCGCGGCAGGCCGTCGGCGAGGTCGCGTTCGGTGGTGGGGCACAGGCACACGGTCGCACCGGACCGGCGTACCGCGGCGACGTCGGCGTCGGTCAGGTGGGTGGCGTGCACCAGGCTGGTGCGCTCGGTCAGGGCACCGGAGTCGTCGAGCAGGGCGGTGGGTGTCCGACCGTAGGCGGCCAGGCAGGCCGAGTTCTCCGCGGGCTGCTCGGAGACGTGGACGTGCAGGGGCAGGTCGCGTTCCTCGGCGAAGGCGGCCACGCTAGGGAGGCGGTCGGCGGGGACCGCGCGCACCGAGTGGGCGGCGGCGCCGGGCCGCGCGTGGGCGTCCGCCAGGTCCAGGGCCGCCACACGCTCGGCCCAGGCGTCCACCGAGCCGTCGCCGAACCGCAGTTGCGGTCCGGCGAGCGGGAGGTGCTCGCCGCGGGCGTCCAGGCCACCGGACAGGTAGCACACGTCCAGCAGGGTGAGGCGGACCCCCGCTTCGGCCGCCGCGGCGACCAGGGCACGGCCCATGGCGTTGGGGTCGTCGTAACGGGAGCCGCCGGCACCGTGGTGCAGGTAGTGGAACTCACCCACGCAGGTCACCCCGGACAGCGCCATCTCCGCGTAGGCGGCGCGGGCCAGCCGGTGGTAGCGGTCCGGGTCGAGCCGGTCGGCGGCGCGGTACATGGCCTCGCGCCAGGTCCAGAACGACCCCGAGCCGGTGTGGGTGCGCCCGCGCAGGGCCCGGTGGAAGGCGTGGGAGTGGGCGTTGGCCAGACCCGGCAGGGTCAGGCCCGCGAGGTGCTCCGCCTCCGGGGGACGCGGAACACCGGCCTCGACACGTGAGAGGCGTCCGTCCGCGCCGGTCTCCAGCAGGACACCGTGCTCGGGGGAGCCGCCGCCGGAGCCGGTCCAGGCCCACTCGCACCACAGGCGGCGGGCGGCGGTCACACCGGTCACGACGCCACCGTCCCGGCGGGCCGGGCGAGCAGGTCCTGGAGCACGTCGGCCAGGGCGGTCACACCAGCGTGGCAGTCGTCGGGGCGGGCCCACTCCCCGGGCGAGTGCGACACCCCGGTGGGGTTGCGCACGTAGAGCATCGCGGTGGGCACGTGCGCCGCGAGCACCCCGGCGTCGTGCCCCGCGCCAGTAGGAAGGACAGGCACGGGAGTGTCCGTTGAGGGTGGAAGTCCGCCGCCCCGCGAGGCGCCCCCGGACGATGGTGGGCGACGGGCGGGAAGGACAGGCACGGCAGTGTCCGTTGAGGGTGGAAGTCCGCCGTCCCGCGAAGCGCCCCCGGACGATGGTGGGCGACGGGCGGGAAGGACAGGCACAGCAGTGTCCGTTGAGGGTGGAAGTCCGCCGCCGACCACCGCGGCCAGCCGGTCGCGCAGCTCGTGCGAGAACGAGACCAGCGGCGTGCGGGACTCGTTGGTCATCGCCAGGCCGACACCGTGCTCGCGGGCCGCCTCCTGCGCGGCCTCGCGCACTCCCTCGACCACGGCGCCCAGCGCGTCCTCGTCGGCGGCACGGGCGTCCAGCCAGGCACGCACCAACGAAGGGATGGCGTTGGTGCCGTTGGGGGTGATGAGGGCCTTGGCGACGGTGGCGCGGGCGTCGTGCGCCTCGGCCAGGGACCGGGCGGCCAGGATCGCGTGCGCGAACGGCAGCGTGGGGTCGTTGCGGTCGACCAGGCGGGTGGTCCCGGCGTGGTCGGCGCGACCGGTGAAGTCCATCCGCCACCGCCCGTGCGGCCAGATGGAACTCCCCACGCCCACCGGGTGCGAGGTGTCGGCCAGGGCGCGCCCCTGTTCCACGTGCAGTTCGACGAACGCGTCGAGCAGGCCGAGGGTGTCGGGGTCGGCGCCGAGGCCCAGCGGGTCGAGCCCGGCGTCGGCCATCGCCCGCTCCCAGGTCACCCCGGCGGCGTCGGTGAGGCCCCTGGCCCGTTCGGGCGCGATCTCCCCGGTGGTCAGGCGGCTGCCCAGGCAGGGGACGCCGAAGCGGCCGCCCTCCTCCTCGACGAACACGACCAGGGCCAGCGGGCGCGCGGGGGTCACACCCCGGCGGCGCAGCTCGTCGACGGCCGCCAGGGCCGAGGCCACACCGAGGGGGCCGTCGAAGGCACCCCCGTCGGGAACGCTGTCCAGGTGGGAGCCGGTCGCCACGGCGCCGGGACCGGGCGTGCCCCACCAGGCCCACAGGTTGCCGTTGCGGTCGGTGCGCACGTCCAGGCCGCGGGCCGCGGCCGCCTCGGTGAACCAGGCGCGCGCGTCGGTGTCGGCGCCCGTCCAGGAGAAGCGGTGGTAGCCGCCGCTGTCGGCGTCGCGGCCCACGGGGGCGAGGTCGGCCCAGAGCCGGTCGAAGGCCCCGGAATCGGGGACCGGGTGCGGTGTGCTCACACGTGCTCCCCGCCGCTCTCGCGCATGGGGACGCGGATGCCCTGCGCCTCGGCCACGCGCTCGGCCTCCTCGTAGCCGGCGTCGACGTGCCGGATCACGCCCATGGCGGGGTCGTTGGTGAGCACCCGCTCCAGCTTGGCGGCGGCCAGCTCGGTGCCGTCGGCGACGCTGACCTGGCCCGCGTGCAGGGACCGGCCCATACCGACGCCGCCGCCGTGGTGGATCGACACCCAGGAGGCCCCGGAGGAGGTGTTGACCAGAGCGTTCAGCAGCGGCCAGTCGGCGATCGCGTCCGATCCGTCCTTCATCGCCTCGGTCTCGCGGTAGGGCGAGGCCACCGATCCGGTGTCCAGGTGGTCGCGGCCGATCGCCAGCGGCGCGGAGATCTCCCCCGAGGCGACGAGCTCGTTGAAGCGCTCACCCGCGGCCGCCCGCTCACCCTGGCCGAGCCAGCAGATGCGGGCGGGCAGGCCCTGGAAGGCGACCCGCTCACCCGCCATCCGGATCCACCGGGCGAGGTGGTCGTTGTCGGGGAACAGGTCGAGGACGGCCCGGTCGGTGCGGGCGATGTCGGCGGGGTCACCGGACAGCGCGGCCCACCGGAACGGGCCCTTGCCCTCACAGAACAGGGGGCGGATGTAGGCCGGCACGAAGCCGGGGAAGTCGAAGGCGCGCGCGTAGCCGCCCTCACGCGCCTCGTCGCGGATGGAGTTGCCGTAGTCGAAGACCTCGGCGCCCCCGTCCTGGAAGCCCACCATGGCCTCCACGTGCGCCGCCATGGACGCGCGGGCCCGCAGCGTGAAGTCCTCGGGCTTGGCCGCGGCCAGGGCCTTCCAGTCCTCGAAGGCGACCCCCGCGGGCAGATAGGCCAGGGGGTCGTGGGCGGAGGTCTGGTCGGTGACGATGTCGATCGGCGCGGAGCGGGCGAGCAGGTCGGGGAAGACCTCGGCGGCGTTGCCCAGGACACCGATGGACAGGGCGCGGCGCTCGTCGCGGGCCCGGGCCGCGAGTTCGAGCGCGTGGTCCAGACCGTCGGCCCGCACGTCCAGGTAGCGGTGCTCGATCCGGCGGTCGATACGGCTGGAGTCGCACTCCACGACGATCGCCACGCCGCCGTTCATGGTGACCGCCAGCGGCTGCGCGCCGCCCATGCCGCCCAGGCCCGCGGTGAGGGTGACGGTCCCGGCCAGACTGCCCCCGAACCGCTTGGCGGCCACGGCGGCGAAGGTCTCGTAGGTGCCCTGGAGGATGCCCTGGGTGCCGATGTAGATCCACGACCCCGCGGTCATCTGCCCGTACATGGTCAGGCCCTGGGCCTCCAGGCGGCGGAACTCGGGCCAGTTCGCCCAGTCCCCCACGAGGTTGCTGTTGGCGATGAGCACGCGCGGCGCCCACTCGTGGGTGCGCATGATCCCCACGGGGCGCCCCGACTGCACGAGCAGGGTCTCGTCGCCCTCCAAGTCGCGCAGCGAAGCGGTGATGCGGTCGAAACTGCGCCAGTCGCGGGCGGCCTTGCCGGTGCCGCCGTAGACGACCAGGTCCTCGGGGTGCTCGGCCACCTCGGGGTCGAGGTTGTTGTGGAACATGCGCAGGGCGGCCTCCTGCGGCCAGCCCTTGGCCGACAGGGTGGTGCCGCGGGCGGCGCGGACGGTACGCGGGGTGCTCATGGGCGTCTCCTGGGGTGGTGCGGGCCGAGGGTCAGGACAAAGGGGTGACCGACTCGGCGGCCTCGACGACGGTGCCGTCGGCGACCAGGGCGGCGACGGCGGCGATCTCCGGGGACAGGTGGCGGTCGGGGCCCGGCCCCTGGACGTGCTCGCGCACGGCGCGGACGACGGCTCCGGTCGCCGGCCCGGGTTCCAGCGGCGAGCGCAGGTCCAGTGCCCGGGCGGCGGTGAGCAGCTCCACGGCGAGCACGGTGGTGAGCCCGTCCACGGCGCGGCGCAGCTTGCGCGCGGCCGACCAGCCCATGGACACGTGGTCCTCCTGCATGGCGGAGCTGGGAATGGAGTCGACGCTCGAGGGCACGGCCAGGCGCTTGAGCTCGGAGACGATCGCGGCCTGGGTGTACTGGGCGATCATGTGCCCGGAGTCCACTCCGGGGTCGTCGGCCAGGAAGGCGGGCAGACCGTGGGAGCGGGACACGTCGAGCATCCGGTCGGTGCGCCGCTCGGCGATGGATGCGGTGTCGGCGACCGCGATCGCCAGGAAGTCCAGGACGTAGGCCACGGGCGCGCCGTGGAAGTTGCCGTTGGACTCCACGCGACCGTCGTCCAGGACCACGGGGTTGTCGATCACGCTGTCGAGTTCGCGCCCGGCGACCAGGAGCGCGTGGTCGAGGGTGTCGCGCGCGGCACCGGCGACCTGTGGGGCGCAGCGCAGCGAGTAGGCGTCCTGGACCCGGTGGCAGTCGGGGCCGCGGTGGGAGGCGACGATCGGCGAGTCGGCCAGCAGCGCGGTGAGGTTGGCGGCGGAGGCGGCCTGGCCGGGATGGGGCCGCATCCGCTGGAGTTCGGCGGCGAACACCCGGTCGGTGCCCAGGAGCGCCTCCACGCTCATGGCGGCGGTGATGTCGACGACCTTGAGCAGCCGGGCCAGGTCCTCGCACGCGATGGCCAGCATGCCGAGCATGCCGTCGGTACCGTTGATCAGTGCCAGGCCCTCCTTGGCGCCCAGCTCGACCGGACGGATCCCGGCCGCGTGCAGCGCGGTGTAGGCGGCAACGGGCTCACCGGCGGCGTCGCGGACCCGGCCCTCGCCCATGAGCGCCAGCGCCACGTGCGAGAGCGGCGCCAGGTCTCCGGAGCAGCCCAGGCTGCCGTACTCGTGCACGACCGGCGTGATTCCGGCGTTGAGCAGGGCCGCGAGGGTCTCGACGGTGGTGACCTCCACGCCGGTGTTGCCCGAGGCCAGCGTGCGCAGGCGCAGCAGCATCAGGGCGCGCACGACCTCGCGCTCCACCTCGGGGCCGGCCCCGGCGGCGTGGGAGCGGATCAGCGACCGCTGCAGCCGGGCGCGCAGGTCGGGTGCGATGTGGCGGGTCGCCAGGGCACCGAAGCCGGTACTGACGCCGTAGGCGGGCACCTCGCCCCGGGCCAGGGACTCGACCCGTTCGCGGCCGTGGCGGACGGCCTTGCGGGTCTCCTCGCTGATGGTGACGCGGGCGCCGTTGCGGGCGACGTCGAGGACCTGGGCCGGGGTGAGCGGAGCACCGCCGACGTTGACGGAAGGAACTGCTGTGGACATGCACCCATTCCATCTCCACAGGACCCGCCGAAGAAGCCCGGACACGAGGGTTCCGTCTGGTATTTCAGACACCCCGCTGCGGCACCACCGGCGGGTACGGGTCGGCGGGACGTTGGCCCACCTTGGCCACAGCCCGGACCTGGGCGGACGTCGTTTTCGTGGAACAATCGAGTATGAGCTTCGTGCCGGCGGCCACACGCGCCATGCGCGTTCTGCGCTTCCTGGCCTCCCGCCCCGGCCCGGTGTCGGCCGCGGCGATCGCCGTGGAACTGGACGTGCCGCGTTCGAGCGTCTACCAGTTGTTGGAGGCGATGGCCCAGGAGGGCTTCGTCACCCACCTGCCCGAGGAGCGCCGCTGGGGCCTGGGGGTGGCGGCGTTCGAGATCGGCT
This genomic interval carries:
- the hutU gene encoding urocanate hydratase, producing MSTPRTVRAARGTTLSAKGWPQEAALRMFHNNLDPEVAEHPEDLVVYGGTGKAARDWRSFDRITASLRDLEGDETLLVQSGRPVGIMRTHEWAPRVLIANSNLVGDWANWPEFRRLEAQGLTMYGQMTAGSWIYIGTQGILQGTYETFAAVAAKRFGGSLAGTVTLTAGLGGMGGAQPLAVTMNGGVAIVVECDSSRIDRRIEHRYLDVRADGLDHALELAARARDERRALSIGVLGNAAEVFPDLLARSAPIDIVTDQTSAHDPLAYLPAGVAFEDWKALAAAKPEDFTLRARASMAAHVEAMVGFQDGGAEVFDYGNSIRDEAREGGYARAFDFPGFVPAYIRPLFCEGKGPFRWAALSGDPADIARTDRAVLDLFPDNDHLARWIRMAGERVAFQGLPARICWLGQGERAAAGERFNELVASGEISAPLAIGRDHLDTGSVASPYRETEAMKDGSDAIADWPLLNALVNTSSGASWVSIHHGGGVGMGRSLHAGQVSVADGTELAAAKLERVLTNDPAMGVIRHVDAGYEEAERVAEAQGIRVPMRESGGEHV
- the hutH gene encoding histidine ammonia-lyase, translated to MSTAVPSVNVGGAPLTPAQVLDVARNGARVTISEETRKAVRHGRERVESLARGEVPAYGVSTGFGALATRHIAPDLRARLQRSLIRSHAAGAGPEVEREVVRALMLLRLRTLASGNTGVEVTTVETLAALLNAGITPVVHEYGSLGCSGDLAPLSHVALALMGEGRVRDAAGEPVAAYTALHAAGIRPVELGAKEGLALINGTDGMLGMLAIACEDLARLLKVVDITAAMSVEALLGTDRVFAAELQRMRPHPGQAASAANLTALLADSPIVASHRGPDCHRVQDAYSLRCAPQVAGAARDTLDHALLVAGRELDSVIDNPVVLDDGRVESNGNFHGAPVAYVLDFLAIAVADTASIAERRTDRMLDVSRSHGLPAFLADDPGVDSGHMIAQYTQAAIVSELKRLAVPSSVDSIPSSAMQEDHVSMGWSAARKLRRAVDGLTTVLAVELLTAARALDLRSPLEPGPATGAVVRAVREHVQGPGPDRHLSPEIAAVAALVADGTVVEAAESVTPLS